In one Umezawaea sp. Da 62-37 genomic region, the following are encoded:
- a CDS encoding MoaD/ThiS family protein, producing MPDDTQCVVTVKIPAAFHTLTGGRRQMPVEGGTVREVLAGLDRDCPGVLARLVDPQGVMQRYVNVYRNDNDIRGLDGLETRVEDRDVIWILPAVAGGSEPGSAREAR from the coding sequence ATGCCTGACGACACGCAGTGCGTGGTGACGGTCAAGATCCCCGCCGCGTTCCACACGTTGACCGGCGGACGGCGGCAGATGCCGGTCGAGGGGGGCACGGTCCGGGAGGTGTTGGCGGGGCTGGACCGCGACTGCCCCGGCGTCCTCGCCCGGCTGGTGGACCCGCAGGGGGTGATGCAGCGCTACGTCAACGTCTACCGCAACGACAACGACATCCGAGGACTCGACGGGTTGGAGACCAGGGTCGAGGACCGGGATGTCATCTGGATCCTGCCTGCCGTCGCCGGTGGCAGCGAACCGGGCTCGGCTCGGGAGGCGCGATGA
- the trpS gene encoding tryptophan--tRNA ligase: MDQPATGSVDNETTDQSYADAEARSARLEEELRTDPGAHRMLTGDRPTGPLHLGHYFGTLHNRVRLQDTGIQMFVLVADYQTITDRDSPKSLPQDVDALLADYLAVGIDPERTTIFAHTQITALNQLFLPFLSLVSVAELNRNPTVKDEVNAAGQTAMSGLMFTYPVHQAADILFCKGTVVPVGKDQLPHLEVARVVARRFNRRYSRERRYFPEPAALLSEAPVLLGTDGQKMSKSRGNAIALSATADETSRLLSRAKTDSERRITYDPANRPDVSNLVLLGALCLDRTPESVAEEVGAGGSAALKSLVAEAVNERFRDIRKRRAELIADRGHLRRILAAGNERAREVADATLADVKRLMHTDYPIG, from the coding sequence ATGGATCAACCCGCGACCGGTTCCGTGGACAACGAAACGACCGATCAGTCCTATGCCGATGCCGAGGCGCGCAGCGCGCGACTGGAAGAGGAGCTGAGGACCGACCCCGGTGCACACCGGATGCTGACCGGCGATCGGCCCACCGGCCCGCTGCACCTCGGGCACTACTTCGGGACCTTGCACAACCGCGTCCGCCTGCAGGACACCGGCATCCAGATGTTCGTCCTGGTCGCGGACTACCAGACGATCACCGACCGGGACAGCCCGAAATCGCTGCCCCAGGACGTGGACGCGCTGCTCGCGGACTACCTCGCCGTGGGGATCGACCCCGAACGCACCACCATCTTCGCCCACACCCAGATCACCGCCCTCAACCAGCTTTTCCTGCCGTTCTTGAGCCTGGTCAGCGTCGCGGAACTCAACCGCAACCCCACGGTCAAGGACGAGGTGAACGCGGCGGGCCAGACCGCGATGTCCGGCCTGATGTTCACCTACCCGGTGCACCAGGCGGCCGACATCCTGTTCTGCAAGGGAACCGTCGTCCCGGTCGGCAAGGACCAGCTCCCGCACCTCGAGGTCGCCCGCGTCGTCGCCCGCCGGTTCAACCGCCGCTACAGCCGCGAGCGCCGCTACTTCCCCGAGCCCGCGGCCCTGTTGAGCGAGGCGCCCGTCCTGCTCGGCACGGACGGCCAGAAGATGAGCAAGAGCCGCGGCAACGCCATCGCACTCAGCGCGACCGCCGACGAGACCTCCCGGCTGCTCTCACGCGCCAAGACTGATTCCGAGCGCCGGATCACCTACGACCCGGCGAACCGTCCGGACGTGTCGAATCTGGTCCTTCTCGGTGCCCTGTGCCTGGACCGCACGCCCGAGTCGGTGGCCGAAGAGGTTGGCGCCGGCGGGTCGGCAGCCCTCAAAAGCCTGGTCGCGGAAGCCGTCAACGAACGCTTCCGAGACATCCGCAAGCGGCGGGCCGAGCTGATCGCCGACCGGGGACACCTCCGCCGAATCCTGGCCGCGGGCAACGAGCGCGCCCGCGAGGTCGCCGACGCCACCCTGGCCGACGTCAAGCGCCTCATGCACACGGACTACCCGATCGGCTGA
- a CDS encoding alpha/beta hydrolase — translation MRDLVLVHGGWGGAWCWEEVVPLLEREGVRVFTPTLAGLGERAGEGGAGIGMGTHVDDIVQVLDDHDLSDVVLVGHSYGGIPITGASHLRSGLVTDLVYLDALVPQNGQSCADVLGREFVEAAEAAMRQAGTPDLIPWLFRVEDILGENGPAARRVAERMTPQPVGTLYEPVTTRGSTARKTYVFCTGSAGLGLTEGFASQARASADWRYFELDSPHDALHARPRAVADLLLSFSSA, via the coding sequence ATGCGAGATTTGGTGTTGGTCCACGGCGGATGGGGCGGTGCCTGGTGCTGGGAGGAGGTAGTCCCCCTGCTGGAGCGCGAGGGGGTACGGGTGTTCACCCCCACCCTGGCCGGGCTCGGCGAACGCGCGGGGGAGGGTGGAGCGGGCATCGGCATGGGGACGCACGTCGACGACATCGTGCAGGTGCTCGACGACCATGACCTGAGCGACGTCGTGCTGGTCGGGCACTCCTACGGCGGCATTCCGATCACAGGAGCCTCGCATCTGCGGTCCGGACTCGTCACCGACCTGGTCTACCTCGACGCGTTGGTCCCGCAGAACGGCCAGAGCTGCGCCGATGTCCTGGGACGTGAGTTCGTCGAGGCGGCCGAAGCCGCTATGCGGCAGGCCGGAACCCCGGACCTGATCCCCTGGTTGTTCCGGGTCGAGGACATCCTCGGCGAGAACGGTCCGGCGGCGCGGCGGGTTGCGGAGCGCATGACGCCGCAGCCTGTGGGCACGCTCTACGAGCCGGTGACGACCCGCGGTTCGACGGCTCGCAAGACCTACGTCTTCTGCACGGGAAGCGCCGGCCTCGGACTGACCGAGGGGTTCGCGAGCCAGGCGCGCGCCTCGGCGGACTGGCGGTATTTCGAGCTCGACTCGCCACACGACGCACTCCACGCCCGGCCCCGCGCCGTCGCGGATCTCCTGCTGTCGTTCTCATCGGCCTGA
- a CDS encoding Lsr2 family protein yields the protein MAQKFLVQLVDDLDDTAAEDIETVRFGVDGVSFEIDLGPDNSMQLRNVLAEFVANARRTGGRALKTSAAGRARHSTAVHNKEQARAIRKWAKANGRDLAERGRIPAVVVRAFEAAHS from the coding sequence ATGGCACAAAAATTTCTTGTTCAGTTGGTCGATGACCTGGATGACACTGCGGCAGAGGACATCGAGACGGTGCGTTTCGGTGTGGATGGTGTGTCCTTCGAGATTGACCTCGGCCCGGACAACAGCATGCAACTTCGGAACGTTCTGGCCGAGTTCGTTGCAAATGCCCGTCGCACCGGCGGGCGGGCCCTGAAAACATCCGCGGCCGGCCGCGCCAGGCATTCGACGGCGGTGCACAACAAGGAACAGGCCAGGGCGATCCGGAAGTGGGCCAAGGCCAATGGGCGGGATCTGGCCGAGCGAGGTCGTATCCCGGCCGTGGTCGTCAGGGCCTTCGAGGCTGCTCACAGCTGA
- a CDS encoding HIT family protein, with amino-acid sequence MTRNATSAAQECVFCAIAARQAHTSVVCEDDTVVVFMDLNPVTPGHLLVVPRKHAVGLEDLDGATSAHVWSVGHDMARALRRSSMGCEGINILLCDGEAAFQTVFHFHLHVIPRYAGDGWTLKAESTERERSLLDNDAQVIKDAITSTD; translated from the coding sequence ATGACGCGGAACGCGACATCGGCAGCGCAGGAGTGCGTCTTCTGCGCCATTGCGGCGCGACAGGCCCACACCAGTGTGGTGTGCGAAGACGACACCGTCGTTGTCTTCATGGATCTCAACCCCGTCACGCCCGGCCACCTTCTCGTCGTGCCGCGCAAGCACGCGGTGGGCCTCGAAGACCTCGATGGAGCCACGAGCGCTCACGTCTGGTCGGTCGGCCATGACATGGCGCGAGCCCTGCGGCGTTCCAGCATGGGCTGCGAGGGGATCAACATCCTCCTCTGCGACGGCGAAGCAGCCTTCCAGACGGTCTTCCACTTCCACCTCCACGTCATCCCCCGCTACGCGGGCGACGGCTGGACCCTCAAGGCCGAGTCGACGGAACGCGAGAGGTCGCTCCTCGACAACGACGCGCAAGTCATCAAGGACGCCATCACGTCGACGGACTGA
- a CDS encoding Imm1 family immunity protein codes for MPLDIARHALLEFRVTDTRPTCVAWQKSDVHQGLPAIR; via the coding sequence GTGCCATTGGACATCGCGCGGCATGCCCTCTTGGAATTCCGGGTGACCGACACACGGCCGACCTGTGTGGCGTGGCAGAAATCGGATGTGCACCAGGGACTTCCTGCCATTCGATAG
- a CDS encoding DUF5825 family protein, translated as MNAFIDISELRARSTGGSTPERGRPAAAILTLGADGSNLPTAPDLAVLLARVPVAEVRLARPVDLSDPRGGDAARTIALVRECSSVGARVTWSLTSGERTLDVSHLLGHLPAPHDMRVVGGGKWRSTDDFGLLYFRRGPGFLSVVDRRSGQSERLVLDDRVVVDVFTRGLEGCPWSELSKDARQAIAAQELVAVGLLLRVGDHYVTLPVHMRSWPMGTVLLGGTLASAGSKDAPERL; from the coding sequence ATGAACGCGTTCATCGACATCAGCGAACTCCGGGCGCGCTCGACGGGCGGCAGCACGCCTGAACGCGGCAGGCCCGCGGCCGCGATCCTCACCCTGGGCGCGGACGGGAGCAACCTCCCGACGGCCCCCGACTTGGCGGTGCTGCTGGCACGGGTACCGGTGGCGGAGGTGCGGCTGGCACGACCCGTCGACCTGTCGGACCCCCGCGGGGGTGACGCGGCACGAACGATCGCCCTGGTGCGCGAGTGCTCGTCCGTCGGCGCCCGCGTCACGTGGTCGCTGACCTCGGGGGAACGCACGCTCGATGTGTCCCACCTCCTCGGCCACCTGCCTGCTCCGCACGACATGCGGGTCGTCGGGGGCGGGAAATGGCGCTCCACCGATGACTTCGGCCTGCTCTACTTCCGCAGGGGACCAGGATTCCTGTCGGTCGTGGACAGGCGGTCTGGCCAATCCGAGAGGCTGGTGCTGGACGACCGGGTCGTGGTGGATGTCTTCACCCGCGGCCTGGAGGGCTGCCCGTGGAGCGAGCTTTCCAAGGACGCGCGGCAGGCGATCGCCGCCCAGGAGTTGGTGGCCGTTGGTCTGCTCCTGCGCGTCGGGGACCACTACGTGACGCTCCCGGTGCACATGCGTTCGTGGCCCATGGGGACCGTGCTGTTGGGCGGGACCCTGGCTTCGGCCGGGAGCAAGGACGCCCCGGAAAGACTCTGA
- a CDS encoding 2-dehydropantoate 2-reductase, with protein MSGNSGDLRIAVVGTGGIGGYFGGCLAAAGHDVRFLARGEDLAALRSEGLSITGDSTSWAVPEVLVSDSPQAIGEVDFVLLCVKTMQLSAAAAALGPLIGEDTAVVTVQNGVEAPGRVAAVIGRGRVLPGVVRVVATKAGPGRIRHVGGPGAVAFTEWDSSASKRVLRLREALTNARLATPEPKDIWTALWSKFLLMAPVGSIGAATGGATIGELRSREGTRRMLIAGMREVQETGIALGIGLPADAVDTAIRLADQQHPEARTSLQQDILAGRPSELDAWTGAVVRLAHRAGREAPVHEMLYELLVVRSNNVRPQ; from the coding sequence ATGAGCGGGAACTCCGGTGACCTGCGCATCGCTGTGGTGGGGACAGGCGGCATCGGCGGCTACTTCGGTGGCTGCCTCGCCGCCGCGGGGCACGATGTGCGATTCCTCGCCAGGGGCGAGGACTTGGCGGCGCTGCGCAGCGAGGGCCTGAGCATCACCGGCGACTCGACCTCGTGGGCTGTACCGGAAGTGCTGGTATCGGACTCCCCCCAGGCTATCGGCGAAGTCGACTTCGTGCTGCTGTGCGTCAAGACCATGCAGTTGTCCGCAGCGGCTGCGGCGCTGGGACCGCTGATCGGCGAGGACACCGCTGTCGTCACCGTCCAGAACGGAGTGGAAGCGCCCGGACGGGTGGCCGCGGTGATCGGACGCGGCAGGGTGCTTCCGGGTGTGGTGCGCGTAGTGGCGACGAAAGCAGGGCCGGGCAGAATCCGGCACGTGGGTGGCCCCGGCGCGGTCGCCTTCACCGAGTGGGACAGCAGCGCGTCCAAGCGCGTGCTGCGGTTGCGCGAGGCGTTGACGAACGCGCGGCTGGCGACACCTGAGCCGAAGGACATCTGGACGGCCCTGTGGTCGAAATTCCTCCTGATGGCGCCGGTCGGCAGTATCGGGGCTGCGACAGGCGGAGCGACCATCGGCGAGCTGCGTTCACGGGAGGGAACGCGACGGATGCTCATCGCCGGTATGCGGGAGGTCCAGGAAACCGGTATCGCACTGGGGATCGGGCTGCCGGCCGATGCGGTGGATACCGCGATCAGGCTGGCGGACCAACAGCATCCGGAGGCCAGGACATCGTTGCAGCAGGACATACTCGCCGGACGGCCATCCGAACTCGATGCCTGGACAGGTGCCGTGGTGCGGCTCGCCCACCGCGCGGGTCGGGAAGCACCCGTCCACGAGATGCTGTACGAGCTGCTGGTTGTCCGGTCGAACAATGTCCGTCCACAATAG
- a CDS encoding RiPP maturation radical SAM C-methyltransferase, whose product MKILMIAMPWQGLDTPSSALGILGPSIRAGATGWVVEELYANLLWAEHLIRESDGRITAADYQNVAGQVFHGVGDWVFTPPLYEVDTYRANEFADFLTRRSIDPEVPVAMQAHARAFVRALAAKIAADPPDVVGFTSTFMQNVPSLALAKELKRIAPCVVTVLGGSNCDGAQGPALHRNFPQLDFVISGEGERALPALLDAIASGGSTAAIPGLSWRDAEGRTVANQQAKSALPFAMVPAPDYDSYFTALRKSVVHRTVRPMAVLETSRGCWWGERHQCTFCGLNGSNINFRSKAPERIAREVRDLAERYRVLDLIMVDNILDMKYLATAMPELAALDCDLRIHYEIKSNMSREQLRSLRDANVLFVQPGIESLSSRVLDLMDKGVSAAHNVRMLRDAEDLGLNVTWNILYGFPGETEDDYRPLLRGFPALEHLQPPTGAWRIALERFSPHFEDPGQGFMFRRPADIYDYIYQVPRDQLYDLVYLFDTTEAGISGPIEDEIKGAVDQWAESYKRSTLSYWVDDVGRVVIEDRRVSWPEETFVLDEVKSNIYLGMFRGAGAEGVRRRLAEAGHPVTADRIEELLRWFVDRGLAFEDGGRYVSVALDVNPYRRKLVDGKEVVAIR is encoded by the coding sequence GTGAAGATCCTGATGATCGCCATGCCGTGGCAAGGCCTGGACACCCCGTCAAGCGCGCTGGGAATCCTCGGGCCGAGCATCCGGGCAGGTGCCACCGGCTGGGTGGTGGAGGAGTTGTACGCCAACCTGCTGTGGGCCGAGCACCTGATCCGGGAGAGCGACGGGAGGATCACCGCCGCGGACTACCAGAACGTCGCGGGCCAGGTGTTCCACGGCGTCGGCGACTGGGTGTTCACCCCACCTCTGTACGAAGTGGACACCTACCGCGCGAACGAGTTCGCCGACTTCCTCACCCGGCGCTCGATCGACCCGGAAGTCCCGGTGGCGATGCAGGCGCACGCGCGGGCGTTCGTCCGCGCACTCGCGGCGAAGATCGCCGCCGACCCGCCCGATGTCGTCGGGTTCACCAGCACGTTCATGCAGAACGTACCCTCACTGGCGCTGGCCAAAGAACTCAAGCGGATCGCGCCGTGCGTCGTGACGGTGCTCGGCGGCAGCAACTGCGACGGCGCCCAGGGACCTGCTCTGCACCGCAATTTTCCGCAGCTCGACTTCGTGATCAGCGGTGAGGGCGAACGAGCCCTGCCTGCCCTGCTCGACGCCATCGCTTCCGGTGGGAGCACAGCGGCGATCCCAGGTCTGAGCTGGCGGGACGCGGAAGGGCGGACGGTGGCGAACCAGCAGGCCAAGTCGGCGCTGCCGTTCGCGATGGTGCCCGCACCCGATTACGACAGCTACTTCACCGCCCTGCGGAAATCGGTCGTGCACCGGACCGTCCGGCCGATGGCGGTGCTGGAGACCTCCCGCGGTTGCTGGTGGGGCGAGCGGCACCAGTGCACGTTCTGCGGCCTGAACGGGTCGAACATCAACTTCCGGAGCAAGGCGCCGGAGCGGATCGCCCGCGAGGTGCGCGATCTCGCCGAGCGGTACCGGGTGCTCGACCTGATCATGGTGGACAACATCCTGGACATGAAGTACCTCGCCACCGCGATGCCGGAGCTGGCAGCGCTCGACTGCGACCTGCGGATCCACTACGAGATCAAGTCGAACATGTCACGGGAGCAGTTGCGCAGCCTGCGCGACGCCAACGTGCTGTTCGTCCAGCCCGGCATCGAAAGCCTGAGCAGCCGCGTGCTCGACCTGATGGACAAGGGCGTGAGCGCCGCGCACAACGTGCGGATGCTGCGCGACGCCGAGGACCTGGGTCTGAACGTCACCTGGAACATCCTCTACGGCTTCCCCGGCGAAACGGAGGACGACTACCGCCCCCTGCTGCGCGGGTTTCCTGCGCTGGAGCACCTGCAACCTCCGACCGGGGCGTGGCGGATCGCGTTGGAGCGGTTCAGCCCGCACTTCGAAGATCCCGGCCAGGGCTTCATGTTCCGGCGGCCCGCGGACATCTACGACTACATCTACCAGGTGCCGCGCGACCAGCTCTACGACCTCGTCTACCTGTTCGACACCACGGAGGCGGGGATCTCCGGACCGATCGAGGACGAGATCAAGGGCGCGGTGGACCAGTGGGCCGAGTCCTACAAGCGCAGCACGCTCTCCTACTGGGTCGACGATGTCGGACGCGTGGTCATCGAGGACCGTCGGGTCAGTTGGCCGGAGGAGACCTTCGTGCTCGACGAGGTGAAGAGCAACATCTACCTCGGCATGTTCCGGGGCGCGGGGGCGGAGGGCGTGCGCAGGCGGCTGGCCGAGGCCGGGCACCCCGTCACCGCCGACCGGATCGAGGAGTTGCTGCGCTGGTTCGTCGACCGGGGATTGGCCTTCGAGGACGGCGGCCGCTACGTCAGCGTGGCCCTCGACGTCAACCCGTACCGGCGGAAGTTGGTCGACGGCAAGGAGGTGGTGGCAATCCGATGA
- a CDS encoding cytochrome P450: protein MTDVLPTEFFTSPGPSPHGATAEIRSRCPVHRIDYPPGTRSYAVLGHKEVEEGLGDPRLSKEVENLPARYRDKAMASSLLMVRNLGFADPPSHARLRKPISRAFLPGRIAALRPRIQEVVDDLIDRFPESGQVELLSAFALPLPLIVICEYLGIPTEDRPLFQRWGYVLSQDPFHVDEAELKAATDEFVDYFTELAARRASDLRHDLMSELVRAKVDGVFSEREMLSTTLLLIIAGHKTVANMIGNGTAVLLAHPEQLRLLRDRPELVGSAVEEILRFEGSASWASLRVAAEDVALGEVRIPKGSFVHLSLSSAGHDPEVYEDPERFDITRSPNRHLGFGHGPHFCLGAPLGRLQGEIAFTTLLRRLPRFELAVPPEEVSWLSDSSLSRGLQALPLRVLERMPR from the coding sequence ATGACCGACGTGCTGCCCACCGAGTTCTTCACCAGTCCGGGGCCGTCCCCGCACGGTGCTACCGCGGAGATCAGGTCGAGGTGCCCGGTGCACCGGATCGACTACCCGCCGGGCACGCGGTCCTACGCGGTCCTCGGGCACAAGGAGGTCGAGGAGGGGCTGGGCGACCCGAGACTGTCCAAAGAGGTCGAGAACCTGCCCGCCCGGTATCGGGACAAGGCGATGGCCAGCAGCCTGCTCATGGTGCGCAACCTCGGCTTCGCCGACCCACCCTCGCACGCCCGGCTGCGCAAGCCGATCAGCCGCGCCTTCCTGCCTGGCCGCATCGCCGCGCTGCGACCGCGCATCCAGGAGGTCGTCGACGACCTCATCGACCGGTTCCCGGAGTCCGGTCAGGTCGAGTTGCTCAGCGCGTTCGCCCTGCCGCTCCCGCTCATCGTGATCTGCGAGTACCTCGGGATCCCGACCGAGGACCGACCGCTGTTCCAGCGGTGGGGCTACGTCCTGAGCCAGGACCCTTTCCACGTCGATGAAGCGGAGCTCAAGGCGGCCACCGACGAGTTCGTCGACTACTTCACCGAACTGGCCGCCCGCCGCGCTTCCGACCTGCGTCACGATCTGATGAGCGAGCTCGTCCGGGCCAAGGTGGACGGCGTGTTCAGCGAACGGGAGATGCTGTCGACGACACTGCTGCTGATCATCGCCGGGCACAAGACGGTGGCCAACATGATCGGCAATGGCACAGCGGTGCTGCTGGCGCACCCGGAGCAGCTGCGGCTGTTGCGCGATCGACCCGAACTGGTCGGCTCGGCGGTCGAGGAGATCCTGCGCTTCGAGGGGTCGGCGTCCTGGGCATCGCTGAGGGTCGCGGCCGAGGACGTGGCGCTGGGCGAGGTGCGGATCCCCAAGGGCAGCTTCGTGCACCTGTCGCTGTCCAGCGCGGGCCACGATCCCGAGGTCTACGAAGACCCGGAACGCTTCGACATCACCCGGTCGCCGAACCGCCACCTCGGGTTCGGTCACGGTCCGCATTTCTGCCTCGGCGCCCCGCTGGGCAGGCTTCAGGGCGAGATCGCTTTCACAACCCTGCTGCGCAGGCTTCCGCGGTTCGAGCTCGCCGTACCACCGGAAGAGGTCTCCTGGCTCTCGGACAGCTCACTCAGCCGCGGTTTGCAGGCCCTGCCCCTTCGGGTGCTGGAGCGGATGCCCCGGTGA
- a CDS encoding phosphopantetheine-binding protein, with translation MATLGDDARSFDLGGHSLNPLTLLSCVHVRLSTEYSLTDFFDDPTVRGMSTRLRSGDKVGGNLTTTDTPETVLYGLDILDVRLEAIGDVLCYDAPRNALSPKLVDALKRCKPERRDANPADQAPRHGRHRNGRRRAGRRHVGLRCRFVTDSAGR, from the coding sequence GTGGCAACGCTCGGCGATGACGCGCGGTCCTTCGATCTGGGCGGGCACTCGCTGAACCCGTTGACGTTGCTCAGCTGCGTCCACGTACGACTGTCCACCGAATACTCGCTCACCGACTTCTTCGACGATCCGACCGTGCGTGGCATGAGCACTCGACTGAGGAGCGGTGACAAGGTGGGAGGAAATTTGACCACGACCGACACCCCGGAAACAGTCCTTTATGGACTGGACATCCTCGACGTTCGACTCGAGGCCATCGGAGACGTGCTGTGTTACGACGCTCCACGAAACGCGCTGTCCCCGAAGCTGGTCGATGCACTGAAACGGTGCAAACCCGAACGTCGCGACGCGAATCCGGCTGACCAGGCGCCTCGACACGGACGTCATCGGAACGGCCGTCGGCGAGCTGGTCGCCGGCACGTCGGGCTGCGGTGCCGGTTCGTCACCGACAGCGCCGGGCGATGA